The proteins below come from a single Aspergillus oryzae RIB40 DNA, chromosome 5 genomic window:
- a CDS encoding uncharacterized protein (predicted protein): MNTTLPPNSSPGDHVRKWGYSFTWTDSHLAREKTEPLRQQFDTLGAAALERLQFIRSSLLEDSKAKGTSPPSNDLYTILRDHHRKDAVLTRFWNETHTVPDWVNWEQLERGQRFLHRYIIANIEIH; this comes from the exons ATGAACACCACTCTACCCCCTAACTCTAGCCCTGGCGACCATGTCCGCAAATGGGGCTACTCTTTTACTTGGACGGATAGCCATCTCGCCAGAGAGAAGACAGAGCCTCTGCGTCAGCAGTTTGATACATTGGGTGCTGCTGCCCTGGAACGGCTTCAGTTTATACGATCTTCATTGCTAGAAGATAGCAAAGCAAAAGGGACCAGTCCTCCTTCAAATGATCTTTACACTATTCTCCGAGACCATCATAGGAAGGATGCGGTCTTAACTCGATTCTGGAACGAAACTCATACAGTCCCAGACTGGGTTAACTGGGAGCAACTTGAGCGAGGCCAGCGGTTTTTGCATCGCTATATAATTGCCAACATT GAAATCCATTGA
- a CDS encoding oxygenase MpaB family protein (predicted protein) — protein sequence MLLKRLLETFQWLIQVTHNLATIQPGGEGHIATVRVRLLHSSVRQRILHLCRTKPHYFDIDHYGAPVNTLDSIHSISTFCCNPMWLQLPRFKINPSPDEVKDYIALFRYLGYLLGTPTSYFETVEKSKHTMESMVAHELHTTETSRVVAYNFVECVSNLPAPFHVSRKFIEAGSRWINGDEICDELELGKPGFLYYFMFAGYSVLVLGLAWLQRTIPMFDGFMIKCYESALVLTSNISRAWAKRSGERNTAPVKTIGLGRRASILHI from the exons ATGTTGCTAAAAAGATTACTCGAGACCTTCCAATGGTTGATCCAAGTCACTCACAACCTCGCTACCATCCAACCTGGCGGCGAAGGCCATATTGCAACCGTCCGGGTCCGACTTCTCCATTCATCCGTCCGACAGCGTATCCTGCATCTATGTCGCACAAAACCTCACTACTTCGATATTGACCATTATGGTGCTCCCGTCAACACATTAGATAGTATCCACTCCATCAGTACTTTCTGCTGCAATCCAATGTGGCTCCAACTGCCTAGGTTTAAGATCAACCCTTCCCCCGATGAAGTCAAAGACTACATCGCCCTCTTTCGATACCTTGGTTACCTTCTCGGAACACCAACATCATACTTCgagacggtggagaagagcaagcacaCAATGGAGAGTATGGTCGCCCACGAGCTGCATACCACGGAGACGTCACGCGTGGTCGCTTATAACTTTGTCGAATGCGTGTCGAACCTCCCTGCCCCGTTCCATGTCTCGAGGAAGTTCATCGAGGCTGGTAGTCGGTGGATCAACGGGGACGAGATCTGCGACGAGCTTGAGCTCGGGAAGCCCGGGTTCTTATACTACTTTATGTTTGCCGGTTACAGTGTTCTTGTTCTAGGGCTTGCTTGGCTGCAACGGACGATTCCTATGTTTGATGGTTTTATGATCAAG TGCTACGAGAGCGCACTCGTTTTGACTTCAAACATATCCCGCGCGTGGGCAAAACGATcgggagagagaaatacAGCTCCGGTGAAGACAATCGGCCTCGGAAGGCGTGCAAGTATCCTCCATATTTGA
- a CDS encoding uncharacterized protein (predicted protein) — MVAICRRAGMPAQMAFDHIGGMLLSCYHDWYLALADLPSWGQSVDSEVQQYIRGVQNVVKANLHWSFRSGRYFGEANEEVRKTGIVTVQPQSADVELSIL, encoded by the exons ATGGTTGCCATTTGTCGACGAGCGGGAATGCCCGCACAGATGGCCTTTGACCACATTGGTGGTATGCTCCTTTCTTGTTATCATGACTGGTACCTTGCGCTAGCAGACCTACCCAGTTGGGGCCAGAGTGTCGATTCGGAGGTCCAACAATACATTCGTGGAGTACAAAATGTTGTCAAAGCTAATCTTCACTGGAG CTTTCGTTCCGGACGGTACTTTGGAGAGGCGAATGAAGAGGTCCGAAAGACCGGCATCGTAACCGTGCAGCCACAGAGTGCCGATGTTGAGCTATCAATTCTCTAA
- a CDS encoding MARVEL domain-containing protein (predicted protein): protein MAMNAIQLGLRLWEFLWTLLVMALVGNMIADSFSGNPATVNYAMFVSAFSMFSLFYLVPASFNLDWAIHPIIMIVLDTLNAIFFLTAGIALAARLEAHSCSNNLGI from the exons ATGGCTATGAACGCGATTCAGCTCGGCCTTCGGCTGTGGGAG TTCCTATGGACCCTGCTGGTCATGGCCCTCGTTGGTAACATGATCGCCGATTCATTTAGCGGAAACCCTGCGACCGTCAACTATGCCATGTTTGTGTCGGCATTTTCCATGTTCTCGCTGTTCTACTTGGTGCCAGCGTCCTTTAATCTCGACTGGGCGATCCACCCGATCATCATGATCGTCTTGGACACTCTCAATGCGATTTTCTTCCTTACGGCCGGTATCGCATTGGCCGCTAGGCTCGAGGCCCACAGCTGCAGCAACAAC CTCGGGATCTGA